One window of Gammaproteobacteria bacterium genomic DNA carries:
- a CDS encoding adenosylhomocysteinase: MSTPAAKNVATDYKVADMGLAEWGRKEIAIAETEMPGLMAIRNKYRKEQPLKGARIAGSLHMTIQTAVLIETLADLGAEIRWASCNIFSTQDHAAAAIAARGIPVFAYKGESLEEYWEFTHRIMMWHDGGTPNMILDDGGDATLLAILGSKAEKDAGVLNNPSSEEERVLFASIRAQLAKTPGFYSRIKGNIRGVTEETTTGVHRLYQMEKRGDLPFPAINVNDSVTKSKFDNLYGCRESLVDGIKRATDVMIAGKICVVLGYGDVGKGCAQSLRGLGATVWVTEIDPICALQAAMEGYRVVTMDEAASQADIFVTATGNFQVITHDHMKAMKDQAIVCNIGHFDNEIDVAGIKKYTWENIKPQVDHIIFPDGKRIILLAEGRLVNLGCATGHPSFVMSNSFSNQVLAQIELWRNAKDYQKKVYVLPKKLDEEVARLHLQKIGAKLTRLSDEQARYISVSADGPYKPEHYRY, encoded by the coding sequence ATGAGCACACCCGCCGCAAAGAACGTGGCCACCGATTACAAGGTCGCCGACATGGGACTCGCCGAATGGGGCCGCAAGGAGATCGCGATCGCCGAGACCGAGATGCCCGGCCTGATGGCGATCCGCAACAAGTACCGCAAGGAGCAGCCGCTCAAGGGCGCCCGCATCGCCGGCAGCCTGCACATGACGATCCAGACCGCCGTGCTGATCGAGACGCTGGCGGATCTCGGCGCCGAAATCCGCTGGGCCTCGTGCAATATTTTCTCCACCCAGGACCATGCCGCCGCCGCGATCGCAGCGCGTGGGATCCCGGTCTTTGCCTACAAGGGCGAGAGCCTGGAGGAATACTGGGAATTCACCCACCGTATCATGATGTGGCACGACGGCGGCACGCCGAACATGATCCTCGACGACGGCGGCGATGCCACCCTGCTCGCGATCCTGGGTTCCAAGGCCGAGAAGGATGCCGGCGTACTGAACAACCCCAGCAGCGAGGAAGAGCGCGTGCTGTTCGCCTCCATCCGCGCGCAGCTGGCCAAGACGCCCGGCTTCTACAGCCGCATCAAGGGCAACATCCGCGGCGTCACCGAGGAGACCACCACCGGCGTGCACCGCCTCTACCAGATGGAGAAACGCGGCGACCTGCCGTTCCCGGCCATCAACGTCAACGACTCGGTCACCAAGTCCAAGTTCGACAACCTGTACGGCTGCCGCGAGTCGCTGGTCGACGGCATCAAGCGCGCCACCGACGTCATGATCGCCGGCAAGATCTGCGTGGTGCTCGGCTACGGCGACGTCGGCAAGGGCTGCGCGCAGTCGCTGCGCGGGCTCGGGGCGACCGTGTGGGTCACCGAGATCGACCCGATCTGCGCCCTGCAGGCGGCGATGGAAGGCTATCGCGTCGTGACCATGGACGAGGCCGCCTCACAGGCGGACATCTTCGTCACCGCCACCGGCAACTTCCAGGTCATCACCCACGACCATATGAAGGCGATGAAGGACCAGGCCATTGTGTGCAACATCGGCCACTTCGACAACGAGATCGACGTCGCCGGAATCAAAAAGTACACCTGGGAAAACATCAAACCGCAGGTCGACCACATCATCTTCCCCGATGGCAAGCGCATCATCCTGCTCGCCGAGGGCCGTCTGGTGAACCTCGGCTGCGCGACCGGCCATCCGAGCTTCGTCATGTCAAACTCCTTCTCCAACCAGGTACTGGCGCAGATCGAGCTGTGGCGCAATGCCAAGGATTACCAGAAAAAGGTCTACGTGCTGCCGAAGAAGCTGGACGAGGAAGTGGCCCGCCTGCATCTGCAAAAGATCGGCGCCAAGCTCACCCGCCTGTCGGACGAGCAGGCCAGGTACATCAGCGTCTCCGCTGACGGCCCGTACAAACCCGAGCACTACCGGTATTAA
- a CDS encoding thioredoxin family protein — MVRLETPVCDFGRAPPPFSLPGVDGKRWTLEDCRGPKGLLVMFICNHCPYVQSVRERIVRDTRELADYGIGSVAIMANDPADYPEDSFDNMRRVAAEFGFPFPYLWDETQDVARAYGAVCTPDFFGYNAALELQYRGRLDASRKEAVPDARRDLFEAMKQVAQTGRGPREQVPSMGCSIKWRGGE; from the coding sequence ATGGTTCGTCTGGAAACACCGGTATGCGATTTCGGGCGCGCACCGCCGCCGTTTTCCCTGCCCGGGGTGGACGGTAAGCGATGGACCCTGGAGGATTGCCGCGGCCCCAAGGGTCTGCTGGTGATGTTCATCTGCAATCACTGTCCCTACGTCCAGTCCGTGCGCGAGCGCATTGTGCGCGATACCCGCGAGCTTGCGGATTACGGCATCGGCAGTGTCGCCATCATGGCGAACGACCCCGCGGACTATCCCGAGGACAGTTTCGACAATATGCGGCGGGTCGCCGCGGAATTCGGCTTTCCCTTCCCGTATCTCTGGGACGAGACCCAGGACGTCGCCCGCGCCTACGGGGCCGTGTGCACCCCCGATTTCTTCGGCTACAACGCGGCGCTCGAGTTGCAATATCGTGGCCGGCTGGATGCCAGCCGCAAGGAAGCCGTACCGGACGCCCGGCGTGACCTGTTCGAGGCCATGAAGCAGGTCGCGCAGACCGGCCGAGGTCCGCGCGAGCAGGTTCCCAGCATGGGGTGTTCGATCAAATGGCGGGGCGGGGAATAG
- the tkt gene encoding transketolase, protein MPSRRELANAIRALSMDAVQKAKSGHPGAPMGMADIAEVLWNSFLKHNPSNPNWCDRDRFVLSNGHGSMLIYSLLHLSGYALSMEDLKNFRQLHSKTPGHPEYGYAPGIETTTGPLGQGITNAVGMALAERTLAAQFNQPGHHIVDHYTWVFMGDGCLMEGISHEACSLAGTLGLGKLIAFWDDNGISIDGHVENWFSEDVAKRFEAYGWHVVRAVDGHDAAAIEKAVHEAKSVNNKPSLICCKTVIGYGAPNLCGSHDCHGAPLGDEEIKATRENLGWKSAPFEIPGEIYAGWDAKKKGGIAEQAWGEKFKAYKAAHPALAAEFERRVNGTLPANWEQHVQGYIKACAEKGESPATRKASQMAITALAKVLPEFLGGSADLTGSNLTNWPECKAITNTVADGNYISYGVREFGMSAIMNGVALHGGFIPFGGTFLMFSEYARNALRMAALMKQRSIFVYTHDSIGLGEDGPTHQPVEQTATLRLIPNMSVWRPCDTVETAVAWKAAVENSKGPTSLIFSRQNLPHQARDAAQLANIARGGYVLRDSQGAPEVILIATGSEVDLAMKAAEQLSGKGRRVRVVSIPSTDVFDRQDKAYRESVLPIACRKRVAIEAGVTDYWRKYVGLDGAVVGLDRFGESAPAGALFKEFGFTVENVVKVVEAVL, encoded by the coding sequence ATGCCATCCCGCAGAGAATTAGCGAACGCGATCCGTGCCCTCAGCATGGATGCCGTGCAGAAGGCCAAATCAGGGCATCCGGGCGCGCCCATGGGCATGGCGGATATCGCCGAGGTCCTGTGGAACAGCTTCCTGAAGCACAATCCGTCCAATCCGAACTGGTGTGACCGCGACCGTTTCGTGCTGTCCAACGGCCATGGCTCGATGCTGATCTATTCGCTGCTGCACCTGAGCGGCTATGCCCTGTCGATGGAAGACCTGAAGAACTTCCGTCAGTTGCACTCCAAGACCCCGGGGCATCCCGAATACGGCTACGCGCCCGGCATCGAGACCACCACCGGACCGCTCGGGCAGGGCATCACCAACGCGGTCGGCATGGCGCTGGCCGAGCGCACGCTCGCGGCGCAGTTCAACCAGCCCGGCCACCACATCGTCGACCACTACACCTGGGTGTTCATGGGCGACGGCTGCCTGATGGAAGGCATCTCGCACGAGGCCTGTTCGCTGGCCGGAACCCTCGGTCTCGGCAAGCTGATCGCGTTCTGGGACGACAACGGCATCTCCATCGACGGCCATGTCGAGAACTGGTTCAGCGAGGACGTCGCCAAGCGTTTCGAGGCCTACGGCTGGCACGTGGTGCGCGCTGTCGACGGCCATGACGCCGCCGCGATCGAGAAGGCGGTCCACGAGGCGAAGTCGGTCAACAACAAGCCCTCGCTGATCTGCTGCAAGACGGTGATCGGCTACGGCGCCCCGAACCTGTGCGGCAGCCACGACTGCCACGGCGCCCCGCTGGGCGATGAAGAGATCAAGGCGACGCGCGAGAACCTGGGCTGGAAGTCCGCCCCGTTCGAGATCCCGGGCGAGATCTACGCCGGCTGGGATGCGAAGAAGAAGGGCGGTATCGCCGAGCAGGCCTGGGGCGAGAAATTCAAGGCCTACAAGGCCGCCCACCCCGCCCTGGCCGCCGAGTTCGAGCGCCGCGTCAACGGCACGCTGCCCGCGAACTGGGAACAGCACGTGCAGGGCTATATCAAGGCCTGCGCCGAGAAGGGCGAGAGCCCGGCCACGCGCAAGGCCTCGCAGATGGCGATCACCGCGCTGGCCAAGGTGTTGCCCGAGTTCCTCGGCGGATCCGCTGACCTGACCGGTTCCAACCTGACCAACTGGCCGGAATGCAAGGCCATCACCAACACCGTGGCCGATGGCAATTACATCTCCTACGGGGTGCGCGAGTTCGGTATGTCCGCGATCATGAACGGCGTCGCCCTGCATGGCGGCTTCATTCCCTTCGGCGGCACGTTCCTGATGTTCTCCGAGTACGCGCGCAACGCCCTGCGCATGGCCGCATTGATGAAGCAGCGTTCGATCTTCGTCTACACCCATGACTCCATCGGTCTCGGCGAGGACGGCCCCACCCATCAGCCGGTGGAACAGACCGCCACGCTGCGCCTGATCCCCAATATGAGCGTGTGGCGCCCGTGCGATACGGTCGAGACCGCGGTGGCCTGGAAGGCCGCGGTGGAAAACAGCAAGGGTCCGACCAGCCTGATCTTCTCGCGCCAGAATCTTCCGCACCAGGCGCGCGACGCCGCCCAGTTGGCGAACATCGCCCGCGGCGGCTACGTGCTGCGCGACAGCCAGGGTGCGCCGGAAGTCATCCTGATCGCCACCGGCTCGGAAGTCGACCTGGCCATGAAGGCCGCCGAGCAGCTCAGCGGCAAGGGGCGCCGCGTGCGCGTGGTGTCGATACCGTCCACCGATGTGTTCGACAGGCAGGACAAGGCCTATCGCGAGTCCGTGCTTCCCATCGCCTGCCGCAAGCGCGTGGCCATCGAGGCCGGCGTCACCGATTACTGGCGCAAGTACGTTGGACTGGACGGCGCCGTGGTCGGGCTCGACCGCTTCGGCGAATCGGCGCCCGCCGGCGCGCTGTTCAAGGAGTTCGGCTTCACCGTGGAAAACGTAGTCAAGGTCGTCGAGGCCGTGCTCTGA
- a CDS encoding phosphoglycerate kinase, with amino-acid sequence MSVIKLNDLDLKGKRVLIRADLNVPVKDGEVTSDARITASMATINHCLKQGAKVMVTSHLGRPTEGEWSEENSLKPVADNIGARLGKPVRLIKDWVDGGFDVAAGELVVLENCRINKGEKKNVDETAKKYAALCDVFVMDAFGTAHRAEASTHGVAKFAPVACAGLLLTAELVALEKALANPKRPMVAIVGGSKVSTKLTVLESLSEKVDQMVVGGGIANTFLAAAGKKIGKSLAEIDLIPTAKGLMEKMRQRGASIPIAVDVVVGKKFDANEPAVLKDASATADDDMIFDIGPKSAQQLVDIIMKAGTVVWNGPVGVFEFDQFGAGTKKIAEAIAATSAFTLAGGGDTIAAIQKYDIYDKVSYISTAGGAFLEYLEGKTLPAVAILEERARGRG; translated from the coding sequence ATGTCTGTCATCAAGCTGAACGATCTCGACCTCAAGGGCAAGCGTGTGCTGATCCGCGCTGACCTCAACGTGCCGGTGAAGGACGGCGAGGTGACCTCGGATGCGCGCATCACCGCCTCCATGGCCACGATCAATCATTGCCTGAAGCAGGGCGCGAAGGTCATGGTGACATCTCACCTCGGTCGCCCGACCGAAGGCGAGTGGTCCGAGGAAAACTCGCTGAAGCCGGTCGCCGACAACATCGGCGCGCGCCTCGGCAAGCCGGTGCGCCTGATCAAGGACTGGGTCGACGGCGGTTTCGACGTCGCCGCCGGCGAACTGGTGGTGCTGGAGAACTGCCGCATCAACAAGGGCGAGAAGAAGAACGTGGACGAGACCGCGAAAAAGTACGCGGCGCTGTGCGACGTCTTCGTGATGGACGCCTTCGGCACCGCCCATCGCGCCGAGGCCTCGACCCACGGCGTGGCGAAGTTCGCGCCCGTCGCCTGCGCCGGGCTGTTGCTGACCGCGGAGCTGGTGGCGCTGGAGAAGGCGCTCGCCAATCCGAAACGCCCGATGGTCGCGATCGTCGGCGGTTCGAAGGTGTCGACCAAGCTTACCGTGCTCGAGTCGCTGTCCGAGAAGGTCGACCAGATGGTGGTCGGCGGCGGCATCGCGAATACCTTTCTTGCCGCGGCCGGCAAGAAGATCGGCAAGTCGCTGGCCGAGATCGACCTGATTCCGACCGCCAAGGGCTTGATGGAGAAGATGCGGCAACGCGGCGCCTCGATCCCGATCGCGGTCGATGTGGTCGTCGGCAAGAAGTTCGACGCCAACGAGCCCGCGGTGCTGAAGGACGCCTCGGCGACGGCCGACGACGACATGATCTTCGACATCGGACCGAAGAGCGCGCAGCAGCTCGTCGACATCATCATGAAGGCGGGCACCGTGGTCTGGAACGGCCCCGTGGGCGTGTTCGAGTTCGATCAGTTCGGCGCCGGCACCAAGAAGATCGCCGAGGCGATCGCCGCCACCTCGGCCTTCACCCTCGCCGGCGGCGGCGACACCATCGCGGCGATACAGAAGTACGACATCTACGACAAGGTGTCCTATATCTCGACGGCGGGAGGCGCCTTCCTCGAATATCTCGAGGGCAAGACGCTGCCGGCCGTCGCCATCCTGGAAGAGCGTGCCCGCGGGCGCGGCTAG
- a CDS encoding methionine adenosyltransferase → MSKSYLFTSESVSEGHPDKVADQISDAILDAIFAQDPLSRVAAETLVNTGLVVLAGEITTNAYVDYIQVARDTIRDIGYDNTEYGMDYKGCAVLVAYDKQSNDIAQGVDQASDDYLNMGAGDQGLMFGYACDETPDLMPAPIYYAHRLVERQAQLRKNGKLPFLRPDAKSQVTMRYVDGQPHSIDTVVLSTQHSPDQSESSKKMKSSFVEAVIEEIIKPVLPKEWLKDTKYLINPTGRFVIGGPHGDCGLTGRKIIVDTYGGACPHGGGAFSGKDPSKVDRSAAYAARYVAKNVVAAGLAKQCQIQVAYAIGVARPMNITVDTHGTGTIPDDRIAALVAEHFDLRPKGIIAMLNLLRPVYNQTAAYGHFGRSGDGFSWENTDKAAALRAAAGRG, encoded by the coding sequence ATGTCCAAATCCTATCTGTTCACTTCCGAATCCGTCTCCGAAGGTCATCCCGACAAGGTCGCCGACCAGATCTCGGACGCGATTCTGGACGCGATCTTCGCGCAGGACCCGCTCTCACGCGTGGCTGCCGAGACCCTGGTCAATACGGGCCTGGTGGTACTGGCCGGCGAGATCACCACCAACGCGTACGTCGACTACATCCAGGTCGCTCGCGATACCATCAGGGACATCGGCTACGACAACACCGAATACGGCATGGACTACAAGGGCTGCGCCGTGCTGGTGGCCTACGACAAGCAGAGCAACGACATCGCCCAGGGCGTGGACCAGGCGAGCGATGACTACCTGAACATGGGTGCCGGCGACCAAGGCCTGATGTTCGGCTACGCCTGCGACGAGACCCCCGATCTGATGCCGGCGCCGATCTACTACGCCCACCGGCTGGTCGAGCGCCAGGCCCAGCTGCGCAAGAACGGCAAGCTGCCCTTCCTGCGCCCGGACGCCAAGAGCCAGGTGACGATGCGCTACGTCGACGGCCAACCGCATTCGATCGACACCGTGGTGCTGTCGACCCAGCACAGCCCCGACCAGAGCGAATCGTCCAAGAAGATGAAGTCCTCGTTCGTCGAGGCGGTGATCGAGGAGATCATCAAACCCGTGCTGCCCAAGGAGTGGCTCAAGGATACCAAGTACCTGATCAACCCGACCGGCCGTTTCGTCATCGGCGGCCCGCACGGCGACTGCGGCCTGACCGGGCGCAAGATCATCGTCGATACCTACGGCGGGGCCTGCCCCCACGGCGGCGGCGCCTTCAGCGGCAAGGACCCGAGCAAGGTCGATCGCTCGGCCGCCTACGCGGCGCGTTACGTCGCCAAGAACGTGGTCGCCGCCGGCCTGGCAAAGCAGTGCCAGATCCAGGTCGCCTACGCGATCGGCGTGGCGCGGCCGATGAATATCACGGTCGATACCCACGGCACCGGCACCATTCCCGACGACAGGATCGCCGCCCTGGTGGCTGAACATTTCGACCTGCGTCCCAAGGGCATCATCGCGATGCTGAACCTGTTGCGCCCGGTCTACAACCAGACTGCCGCCTACGGTCACTTTGGCCGCAGCGGCGACGGTTTCTCCTGGGAAAACACCGACAAGGCTGCCGCGCTGCGCGCCGCCGCCGGCCGCGGCTGA
- the metF gene encoding methylenetetrahydrofolate reductase [NAD(P)H], which produces MKSQRQYPKAYSFEFFPAKTAEGEEKLRTVSQKLAELNPCFFSVTFGAGGSTRDRTRETVVQIKQITGVDVAPHLSCIGSSRDNIREILQSYIDNGIRHLVALRGDMPSGMREAGEFRYANELVEFIRAETGSHFFIEVAAYPEVHPQASSARADLLNFKRKVQAGADSALTQYFYNAEAYFRFVDACEAEGLDLPIVPGIMPITNYTQLARFSDACGAEIPRWIRKRLEDFGEDMASLRAFGLEVTTDLCRKLLDGGAPGLHFYTMNQSQATLAVWNNLGLPSDKTERASP; this is translated from the coding sequence ATGAAATCCCAACGCCAATACCCCAAGGCCTACAGCTTTGAATTCTTTCCCGCCAAAACGGCCGAGGGCGAGGAGAAGCTGCGCACGGTCAGCCAGAAACTGGCGGAGCTCAATCCCTGCTTCTTCTCGGTGACATTCGGCGCCGGCGGATCGACCCGGGACCGCACGCGCGAGACGGTAGTGCAAATCAAGCAGATCACCGGCGTCGACGTGGCGCCACACCTGTCCTGCATCGGCTCCAGCCGCGACAATATCCGCGAGATCCTGCAGAGTTATATCGACAACGGCATCCGCCACCTGGTCGCGCTGCGCGGCGACATGCCCTCCGGCATGCGCGAGGCGGGCGAGTTCCGTTACGCCAACGAGCTGGTGGAGTTCATCCGCGCCGAAACCGGCAGCCACTTCTTCATCGAGGTCGCGGCCTATCCGGAGGTGCACCCGCAGGCCTCCTCGGCGCGCGCCGACCTGCTGAACTTCAAGCGCAAGGTGCAGGCCGGGGCTGATTCCGCGCTGACACAGTACTTCTACAACGCCGAGGCCTATTTCCGCTTCGTCGACGCCTGTGAGGCGGAGGGACTGGATCTGCCCATCGTGCCCGGGATCATGCCGATCACGAACTACACCCAGCTGGCGCGCTTCTCCGACGCCTGTGGCGCTGAGATCCCGCGCTGGATCCGTAAGCGACTGGAGGATTTCGGCGAGGACATGGCCTCGCTGCGCGCCTTCGGCCTCGAGGTCACCACCGACCTGTGCCGCAAACTGCTGGACGGCGGTGCGCCGGGCCTGCATTTCTACACGATGAATCAGTCGCAGGCGACGCTGGCGGTGTGGAACAACCTCGGGCTGCCGAGCGACAAGACCGAGCGCGCCTCACCTTAA
- the gap gene encoding type I glyceraldehyde-3-phosphate dehydrogenase → MAIKIGINGFGRIGRMVFRAAVKEAEFKDIEIVGINDLLEPSYLAYMLQYDSVHGRFSGDIKVDNNTLIVNGKKIRLTAERDPANLKWGEVGATVVVESTGLFLTKETCEKHLVAGAKKVVQSAPSKDDTPMFVYGVNHAKYAGETIVSAASCTTNCLAPIAKVLNDNFGIKRGLMSTVHAATATQKTVDGPSAKDWRGGRGILENIIPSSTGAAKAVGKVIPELNKKLTGMAFRVPTSDVSVVDLTVELAKDASYEQICAAMKKASEGPLKGVLGYTDEKVVSTDFRGCSMPSIFDAEAGIALDPTFVKVVSWYDNEYGYTCNMLRFVQHVAK, encoded by the coding sequence ATGGCAATCAAAATCGGCATCAACGGATTCGGGCGCATCGGCCGCATGGTGTTCCGCGCGGCGGTCAAGGAAGCCGAGTTCAAGGACATCGAGATCGTCGGCATCAACGACCTGCTCGAGCCCAGCTACCTGGCCTACATGCTGCAGTACGATTCGGTGCACGGTCGTTTCAGCGGTGACATCAAGGTGGACAACAACACCCTGATCGTCAACGGCAAGAAGATCCGCCTGACCGCCGAGCGGGATCCCGCCAACCTGAAGTGGGGCGAGGTCGGCGCCACTGTGGTGGTCGAGTCCACCGGGCTGTTCCTCACCAAGGAAACCTGCGAGAAGCATCTCGTCGCCGGCGCCAAAAAGGTCGTGCAGTCGGCGCCTTCGAAGGATGACACCCCGATGTTCGTCTACGGCGTCAACCACGCCAAATACGCGGGCGAGACCATCGTCTCCGCCGCCTCCTGCACCACCAACTGCCTGGCGCCGATCGCCAAGGTGCTGAACGACAACTTCGGCATCAAACGCGGCCTGATGAGCACCGTGCATGCCGCCACCGCGACCCAGAAGACCGTCGACGGTCCTTCGGCCAAGGACTGGCGCGGCGGCCGCGGTATCCTCGAGAACATCATCCCGTCGTCCACTGGCGCCGCCAAGGCCGTCGGCAAGGTGATCCCCGAGCTGAACAAGAAGCTGACCGGCATGGCGTTCCGCGTGCCGACCTCTGACGTCTCCGTGGTCGACCTGACCGTGGAACTCGCCAAGGACGCCAGCTACGAGCAGATCTGCGCGGCGATGAAGAAGGCCTCCGAGGGTCCGCTCAAGGGCGTCCTCGGCTATACGGACGAGAAGGTGGTGTCGACCGACTTCCGCGGCTGCTCCATGCCCTCGATCTTCGACGCCGAGGCCGGCATCGCCCTCGATCCAACCTTCGTCAAGGTCGTGTCCTGGTACGACAACGAGTACGGCTATACCTGCAACATGCTGCGCTTCGTGCAGCACGTGGCCAAGTAA
- the pyk gene encoding pyruvate kinase gives MTQERHRLRRTKIVATLGPATDSPGVLDRMVRAGMDVVRVNFSHGEAADHVRRVEAVRQAARNAGREVAVLADLQGPKIRTDRFAEGKVFLEEGERFVLDAGWPANGGNKDRVGITYKELPNDVVKGDNLLLDDGKIVLEVTEISGGEIICRVLVGGELSNNKGINRLGGGLSAAAITDKDRADIKVAAAIAADYVAVSFPRNAADINEARELLRAAGGHGAIVAKVERAESLAGIEDIIAATDVVMIARGDLGVEIGDAELPGVQKHLIQLSRSMNRVVITATQMMRSMVDSSIPTRAEVFDVANAVLDGTDAVMLSEETATGRYPVKVIEAMDRICRGAESQKVAVLSRHRVDSEFQHIDEAIAMASMYTANHLRVRAIAALTESGSTVQWMSRISSGIPIYALTKHEATRRKVSLFRGVYPVAFDSASQQHIEVNREVIDELVKRGTVQAGDLMIITKGDQMGMHGATNTMKIIRVGDY, from the coding sequence ATGACGCAAGAAAGACATCGTTTACGGCGCACGAAGATCGTCGCCACCCTCGGGCCGGCCACCGACAGCCCCGGGGTTCTGGATCGCATGGTGCGTGCCGGCATGGACGTCGTGCGGGTGAATTTCTCCCATGGCGAGGCCGCCGATCACGTCCGCCGCGTCGAGGCGGTGCGCCAGGCGGCGCGCAACGCCGGGCGCGAGGTCGCGGTGCTGGCCGACCTGCAGGGACCCAAGATCCGCACCGACCGCTTTGCCGAGGGCAAGGTGTTCCTTGAAGAGGGTGAGCGCTTCGTTCTCGACGCGGGCTGGCCCGCCAATGGGGGTAACAAGGATCGTGTCGGCATCACCTACAAGGAGCTGCCCAACGACGTCGTGAAGGGCGACAATCTGCTGCTCGACGACGGCAAGATCGTGCTGGAGGTGACGGAGATCTCCGGCGGCGAGATCATCTGCCGGGTGCTGGTGGGCGGCGAGCTGTCCAATAACAAGGGCATCAACCGTCTCGGCGGCGGCCTGTCGGCCGCGGCGATCACCGACAAGGATCGCGCCGATATCAAGGTCGCCGCCGCCATCGCGGCCGATTACGTCGCGGTATCCTTCCCGCGCAACGCGGCCGACATCAACGAGGCGCGCGAACTGCTGCGCGCGGCGGGCGGTCACGGCGCCATCGTGGCGAAGGTGGAGCGGGCCGAATCCCTGGCCGGCATCGAGGACATCATCGCGGCCACCGACGTGGTGATGATCGCGCGCGGTGACCTCGGCGTGGAGATCGGCGACGCCGAGCTGCCTGGCGTGCAGAAGCACCTGATCCAGCTTTCTCGCAGCATGAATCGCGTCGTCATCACCGCGACGCAGATGATGCGTTCCATGGTGGACAGTTCGATTCCGACCCGCGCCGAGGTGTTCGACGTGGCCAATGCGGTGCTGGATGGCACCGATGCCGTAATGCTCTCCGAGGAGACCGCCACGGGGCGGTATCCCGTGAAGGTGATCGAGGCCATGGACCGCATCTGCCGCGGCGCCGAAAGCCAGAAGGTCGCCGTGCTGTCGCGCCACCGGGTGGACTCCGAGTTCCAGCATATCGACGAGGCGATCGCGATGGCCTCGATGTATACCGCCAACCATCTGCGCGTGCGGGCGATCGCGGCCCTGACCGAATCCGGCTCGACCGTGCAGTGGATGTCGCGCATCAGCTCCGGCATCCCGATCTACGCCCTGACCAAGCACGAGGCCACCCGGCGCAAGGTCAGCCTGTTCCGCGGGGTCTATCCCGTGGCGTTCGACTCGGCCTCGCAGCAGCATATCGAGGTCAACCGCGAGGTGATCGACGAACTGGTGAAGCGCGGCACCGTGCAGGCGGGGGATCTGATGATCATTACCAAGGGTGACCAGATGGGCATGCATGGCGCGACCAATACCATGAAGATCATCCGGGTAGGGGATTACTGA
- a CDS encoding SDR family oxidoreductase, which yields MNVFITGANRGLGLGFTNRYLARGDEVWACYRDDRGGLDALDNARLHRVAWDTREEAPRTGGMLPERIDLLINNAGIYGPKDNGQALENVTPKVMQEVFDIDCVGPLRVVRYLLPRLVQARGIVANLSSKMGSSGDNSSGACYAYRAAKAALVIVSKSMAIDLAPRGVRVITLHPGWVRTDMTGHSGLIDVEDSVRGMAGVIERIDKYPPGAFIAFDGKEVPF from the coding sequence ATGAACGTCTTCATCACCGGCGCCAACCGTGGATTGGGGCTCGGCTTCACCAATCGTTATCTCGCCCGTGGCGATGAGGTGTGGGCCTGTTACCGCGATGACCGGGGCGGTCTCGATGCCCTCGATAACGCGCGCTTGCACCGGGTGGCCTGGGACACGCGCGAAGAGGCCCCGCGCACCGGCGGCATGCTCCCCGAGCGCATCGATCTGCTGATCAACAATGCCGGAATCTACGGACCGAAGGACAACGGCCAGGCGCTGGAAAACGTCACGCCCAAGGTGATGCAGGAAGTCTTCGATATCGACTGTGTCGGCCCGCTGCGCGTCGTGCGATATCTGCTGCCGCGCCTGGTCCAGGCGCGCGGAATCGTCGCCAATCTGAGTTCCAAGATGGGTTCTTCGGGAGATAACAGCAGCGGCGCTTGCTATGCCTACCGCGCGGCCAAGGCGGCACTGGTTATCGTGTCGAAATCCATGGCGATCGATCTGGCGCCCCGTGGCGTGCGCGTCATCACCCTGCATCCGGGCTGGGTGCGCACCGACATGACCGGCCACTCCGGCCTGATCGACGTCGAGGACTCTGTGCGCGGCATGGCCGGGGTAATCGAGCGCATCGATAAATATCCGCCCGGCGCATTCATCGCCTTCGACGGGAAGGAAGTGCCGTTTTAA